In Pan troglodytes isolate AG18354 chromosome 20, NHGRI_mPanTro3-v2.0_pri, whole genome shotgun sequence, the genomic window CGAAGGCTcttccacattccttacattgataaggtttctctccagtatgaattcttacATGTTCAACTAGGTGTGAAGAAACAGTGAAGcatttcccacattccttacattcatagggtttctccccaGTATGGGTTCGCATGTGACTATTAAGATATGAAGAATATCTAAAGAAttttccacattccttacattcgtAGGGTTTTTCTACAGTATGCATTTTAACAGACACAGCATGGCTTGTGGAGTAAGTAAAAGCTCTCCCACATTGCTTCTGTTCATAGAGTGTTTCTCCATTGTGAGTTATCCTATttgcctgaagatgtgactgatcAACAAAGGCTTCCTCACAGTCACTGTATTCAAAGGATTTGTCTCCTATCCACGTTCTCTGGTGAACATTTGGTGGCAGGCTGAAGGCTTTTCTGCACTGATTCAACACAGAAAGTGTCTCTCCAGTAGGGGCACTGTTGTGTAACATGGGAAAGTTTTCTCCATACTCATCACAGTCATAAGTGTCCCCTGTATTTTCAGTTCCCATGTGTGCATTAAGGCATGAGTGTTCACTGAAGATTTCTCCATTTTCCATAAAGTCACAGAGTTCCCCTCCATTGTGGATTTCTGCCTGTTAATAAAGGGATGAATGATGATTAAAGGATTTTTCAGATTTATCAATAGATTTTACCCATCTGAAATCAGACAGTTTATTATGATTATAATTTTTGCCATTTTCATTACATGCATACAGTTGCTGCCCCATGTCTTTCTTACAAGTTGAATGAAGAAAACCTACTGGCAAGAACCCTGTGCCATTTGCTCTAAGAACCTTGAAATAATTCCTGTATATTTTCatgaaattgtttttataatcTAGCTACATATGTGATAATTTGTACTTGTGAGAATGCTGAAGCACCAAGTTTTAAGATAGGATTAAGGTATCCCCAAATGCATTACATTTAGAGTATCCCTCTAGAGCagaggtccccaacctttttgctACCAGAGACTGATTTCGTAGATgacaatttttccacaaatgGGTGGAATAGGGGTGGGATAGGGATGGTTTCAGCATGATTCAACAACATTACATTTACTGtgactttatttctattattattacattgtaatatataatgaaataattatacaactcaccataaaaTAGGATCAGCAGGAggcctgagcttgttttcctgcaactagacagtcccatctaggtgatgggagacagtgacagatcatcagtctcataaggagcacacaatcTAGAACCCTCGCATGGGTGGTTCACAGTAAGATTTGTGCTTCTATGAGAATCGAATGCTGCTACTGACAGGCGGAGTATATGACAAGCAGTAATACAAGCGATGGGGAATGGCTATACATACAGATGAAGTTTCGTTCATCTGCcacttacctcctgctgtgcagcccagttcctaacactAACAGAAACAGTACCAGTGGGGACCCTTGCTCTAGAGACATTCCTCCTGCTTGAGTAAATGTTACCTCTCTCAAATATCTCTcatttttgctgattttttatAATTGAATCCCAATCTTTTTTGAGTGTGGTAAATAAGAAATCTTAATCTTACCATTTGTATGCCGTTTGATGTTTtgttaagccaaaaaaaaatgttgttgagGTGCTGACACTTTGGTTTTAACTTGCCATTCtgaagtaaaacaga contains:
- the ZNF121 gene encoding zinc finger protein 121 isoform X3, giving the protein MENGEIFSEHSCLNAHMGTENTGDTYDCDEYGENFPMLHNSAPTGETLSVLNQCRKAFSLPPNVHQRTWIGDKSFEYSDCEEAFVDQSHLQANRITHNGETLYEQKQCGRAFTYSTSHAVSVKMHTVEKPYECKECGKFFRYSSYLNSHMRTHTGEKPYECKECGKCFTVSSHLVEHVRIHTGEKPYQCKECGRAFAGRSGLTKHVRIHTGEKPYECNECGKAYNRFYLLTEHFKTHTEEKPFECKVCGKSFRSSSCLKNHFRIHTGIKPYKCKECGKAFTVSSSLHNHVKIHTGEKPYECKDCGKAFATSSQLIEHIRTHTGEKPYICKECGKTFRASSHLQKHVRIHTGEKPYICNECGKAYNRFYLLTKHLKTH
- the ZNF121 gene encoding zinc finger protein 121 isoform X1; the protein is MYFVTEHGAIGLGSFRNGKLKPKCQHLNNIFFWLNKTSNGIQMAEIHNGGELCDFMENGEIFSEHSCLNAHMGTENTGDTYDCDEYGENFPMLHNSAPTGETLSVLNQCRKAFSLPPNVHQRTWIGDKSFEYSDCEEAFVDQSHLQANRITHNGETLYEQKQCGRAFTYSTSHAVSVKMHTVEKPYECKECGKFFRYSSYLNSHMRTHTGEKPYECKECGKCFTVSSHLVEHVRIHTGEKPYQCKECGRAFAGRSGLTKHVRIHTGEKPYECNECGKAYNRFYLLTEHFKTHTEEKPFECKVCGKSFRSSSCLKNHFRIHTGIKPYKCKECGKAFTVSSSLHNHVKIHTGEKPYECKDCGKAFATSSQLIEHIRTHTGEKPYICKECGKTFRASSHLQKHVRIHTGEKPYICNECGKAYNRFYLLTKHLKTH
- the ZNF121 gene encoding zinc finger protein 121 isoform X2, translating into MAEIHNGGELCDFMENGEIFSEHSCLNAHMGTENTGDTYDCDEYGENFPMLHNSAPTGETLSVLNQCRKAFSLPPNVHQRTWIGDKSFEYSDCEEAFVDQSHLQANRITHNGETLYEQKQCGRAFTYSTSHAVSVKMHTVEKPYECKECGKFFRYSSYLNSHMRTHTGEKPYECKECGKCFTVSSHLVEHVRIHTGEKPYQCKECGRAFAGRSGLTKHVRIHTGEKPYECNECGKAYNRFYLLTEHFKTHTEEKPFECKVCGKSFRSSSCLKNHFRIHTGIKPYKCKECGKAFTVSSSLHNHVKIHTGEKPYECKDCGKAFATSSQLIEHIRTHTGEKPYICKECGKTFRASSHLQKHVRIHTGEKPYICNECGKAYNRFYLLTKHLKTH